A genome region from Lactobacillus sp. ESL0791 includes the following:
- the deoC gene encoding deoxyribose-phosphate aldolase: MRYTIDDFARLIDHTNLHADATEADMKKLCDEAKKYHFKMVAINQVQSRYCAEQLQGTDIDTGAAISFPLGQTTVESKVFDTKDAIKNGANEIDYVVNLTKVRDHDWDYIEDEMRQIVAACHEKNIPCKVIFETCYLTKDEIKQLALIAKKVEPDFVKTSTGFGTAGAKVADVKLMKENVGDQVKVKAAGGIRNTDDFLAMIAAGAERIGTSSGVKIIETLKKRFKADDISSLDI, translated from the coding sequence ATGAGATATACGATTGATGATTTTGCACGTTTGATTGACCACACGAATTTGCATGCCGATGCCACCGAAGCAGATATGAAGAAACTGTGCGATGAAGCCAAGAAATATCATTTTAAGATGGTTGCGATTAATCAGGTGCAATCAAGGTATTGCGCTGAACAATTGCAAGGAACTGATATTGATACGGGGGCAGCAATTAGTTTTCCTTTGGGGCAGACCACGGTTGAATCAAAGGTTTTTGATACGAAAGATGCTATCAAAAATGGTGCCAACGAAATTGATTATGTAGTTAATCTGACTAAGGTACGCGATCATGATTGGGACTACATTGAGGACGAGATGCGGCAAATCGTTGCTGCATGTCACGAGAAGAACATCCCGTGTAAGGTAATTTTTGAAACATGTTACCTAACCAAAGACGAGATCAAGCAGCTGGCACTGATCGCCAAGAAGGTTGAACCCGATTTTGTTAAAACCTCAACCGGTTTTGGCACCGCTGGTGCGAAGGTTGCAGATGTTAAGTTAATGAAAGAAAACGTTGGCGACCAGGTTAAGGTTAAAGCAGCTGGCGGTATTCGCAACACCGATGACTTTTTGGCGATGATTGCTGCCGGTGCTGAGAGGATCGGTACCAGCTCAGGTGTGAAAATTATTGAGACCCTTAAGAAGCGGTTTAAGGCTGACGATATTAGCTCATTAGATATTTAA
- a CDS encoding GntR family transcriptional regulator, producing MQQPKYQLIADDLLNKIQTGVYPQNTLIPPEIELAEHYQVSRPTVRQAISKLVNQGYLERRRKRGTLVKQAKIEQEFTHIIESYSTEMSAKGIYPKTNLLYFQVEKANEEVSKNLQITAQALVFKIVRLRYANKQPIVLVTTYVPQERVPELQNYDLGQVSLYETLEKYQLKVTHVIRKLEVLEADETTANLLNISLNKPIFYFHTQGLTSDERPIEYSIAKYRGDLNSFMIDVRR from the coding sequence ATGCAGCAGCCCAAGTATCAGTTAATTGCGGATGATCTTTTAAATAAAATTCAAACCGGGGTGTATCCGCAAAACACCTTGATCCCACCGGAAATTGAATTAGCAGAGCATTATCAGGTGAGCAGGCCAACTGTGCGGCAAGCCATTTCTAAGCTAGTCAATCAAGGTTATTTGGAAAGGCGGCGCAAACGGGGCACGCTGGTTAAACAAGCAAAAATTGAGCAGGAATTTACGCATATAATTGAAAGTTATAGTACGGAAATGAGTGCCAAGGGAATTTATCCCAAAACCAACTTGCTTTATTTTCAGGTAGAAAAAGCTAACGAAGAGGTCAGCAAAAATTTACAGATTACAGCACAGGCTCTAGTTTTTAAAATCGTGCGCTTACGCTATGCTAACAAACAGCCAATCGTTTTAGTAACAACTTATGTGCCGCAGGAACGGGTACCGGAACTGCAAAATTATGATTTGGGGCAAGTTTCTTTATATGAGACGCTAGAAAAGTATCAGTTAAAAGTAACCCATGTTATTAGAAAACTGGAAGTGCTGGAAGCCGATGAAACAACGGCGAATCTGCTAAATATTTCGCTGAATAAGCCGATCTTTTATTTTCATACTCAAGGTCTGACAAGTGATGAACGGCCGATTGAATATTCGATTGCTAAGTACCGGGGCGATTTGAATTCGTTTATGATTGATGTGCGGCGCTAA
- a CDS encoding DUF4097 family beta strand repeat-containing protein, translating to MMRFNFFGSKPNRERTLDVDPFTDILLDLQIASVEVHPGSNYQVIITDYEDYPISAEVHKQKLVVTEQNQRGFGFNAGIIKLKIEIIVPQDATLSKITGTNVNGSLKLVDLTCGQVDLKGKNGSSKLANVHITQALNLEAANGSITLDHAMLTQFNTRLQNGSLNITDCQMTIRATLQNGSVHLDGNKFLGQNIIDLTNGSVKLQETSNNVSYHISTVVGLIIYHGSKVGKHFATDNDDNNTLALRTVNGNIKIN from the coding sequence ATGATGAGATTTAATTTTTTCGGAAGCAAACCAAACAGAGAACGCACCCTAGACGTTGATCCATTTACCGATATTTTGCTAGACTTGCAGATTGCCAGCGTGGAAGTTCACCCCGGCAGCAACTACCAAGTGATCATAACCGATTATGAAGATTATCCGATTAGCGCTGAGGTACACAAGCAAAAATTAGTCGTTACTGAACAAAACCAGAGAGGTTTTGGTTTTAATGCGGGGATTATCAAATTAAAGATTGAAATCATCGTGCCCCAAGACGCCACACTAAGTAAAATTACTGGAACAAACGTGAATGGCAGCCTTAAATTAGTAGATTTAACATGCGGACAAGTCGATCTCAAAGGAAAAAACGGCTCCAGCAAGTTAGCCAATGTGCACATCACTCAAGCATTAAATCTTGAGGCAGCAAACGGTTCAATTACGCTCGACCACGCAATGTTAACACAATTTAATACCCGCCTGCAGAACGGCAGTCTTAATATCACCGATTGCCAAATGACAATCAGGGCAACATTACAAAACGGCAGCGTTCATCTAGACGGAAATAAATTTCTTGGTCAAAATATTATTGATTTAACAAATGGCAGCGTTAAGCTGCAGGAAACAAGCAACAACGTGAGCTACCATATATCTACTGTTGTCGGTTTAATCATTTATCATGGCAGCAAGGTAGGTAAACATTTTGCTACAGACAATGATGACAACAATACTTTGGCACTTAGAACAGTTAACGGCAATATCAAAATTAATTAG
- a CDS encoding DUF4097 family beta strand repeat-containing protein — protein MDEMIANYIKELDAALTELPEQERQQALDYYRTFLEYEKPNDAAEIKLVLGSPEDLAQEILNKTKANARVGKYGFDTYIHNFHVERNTLRTHTFQPEPFSKIKLELQTADITIHHGTECKVEVAEFDNHPIATKVVDDTLIITEQKVAATIGFGVFIGIHTPTLMVEITIPDNLPLALLSGYDYEGDIRINNIKVQDIQLEQRDGDLDLYDVQIDQDLTVKANDGDIAITQAQIDNGAIVMRDGDITLRHNLIKQFNLEIFDGDIAFHQNQLNLNLRSNDGDLYAEHNNFKGNNMIKLNDGDAKLIGIGNKLNYQAKSIDGDITYQGKDVGNDFSIKANSTDYLQIKTTDGDISIN, from the coding sequence ATGGACGAAATGATTGCTAATTACATCAAAGAATTAGATGCTGCTTTGACAGAACTGCCAGAGCAAGAACGCCAGCAAGCACTGGATTACTATCGTACATTTTTAGAGTACGAAAAACCAAATGACGCAGCTGAAATTAAGCTTGTATTGGGCAGCCCGGAAGATTTAGCACAGGAAATTTTAAATAAGACTAAAGCAAATGCAAGAGTTGGTAAATATGGTTTTGATACTTATATCCATAATTTTCACGTTGAAAGAAATACACTTCGTACTCACACATTTCAGCCAGAGCCTTTTAGTAAAATCAAGCTCGAGCTGCAGACAGCAGACATTACAATTCATCACGGAACGGAATGCAAGGTTGAAGTCGCAGAATTCGATAACCATCCAATCGCAACTAAAGTTGTCGATGATACTTTAATCATCACTGAACAAAAAGTGGCAGCAACAATTGGTTTCGGAGTCTTTATTGGAATCCACACCCCGACCCTAATGGTTGAAATTACCATACCTGACAATCTCCCACTGGCTTTGCTTTCCGGTTATGACTATGAAGGAGATATCAGAATAAACAATATTAAAGTGCAAGATATTCAGCTTGAACAAAGAGACGGCGACCTCGATTTATATGATGTTCAAATTGACCAAGATTTGACCGTTAAAGCCAATGACGGCGACATTGCTATTACGCAAGCACAAATTGACAATGGCGCAATTGTTATGCGTGATGGCGATATAACTCTTCGTCATAATCTCATTAAACAATTTAATCTTGAGATATTTGATGGGGATATCGCCTTTCACCAAAATCAGCTTAACTTAAATTTACGGTCGAACGATGGCGATCTTTATGCTGAACACAACAATTTCAAGGGCAACAACATGATTAAGCTAAACGATGGGGATGCAAAACTAATTGGAATCGGCAACAAGCTTAATTATCAAGCCAAGTCAATTGACGGCGATATTACTTATCAAGGAAAAGACGTCGGCAACGATTTTAGCATCAAGGCAAACAGCACTGATTATTTACAAATAAAAACAACTGATGGCGACATCAGCATTAATTAG
- a CDS encoding PTS sugar transporter subunit IIA, producing the protein MTRKIFLVSHGNFAKGMKSSIEMIAGKFDNLFSFGLQPGGNPNELVNQVVSNFDDSDEVIILGDLKGGSVCNAMLALSLRKNVTLITGTNLALALETVLRSNNDELDEDIIKAKDNIEKLEIKPQKNNEEDFFS; encoded by the coding sequence ATGACAAGAAAAATATTTTTAGTTTCTCATGGTAATTTTGCAAAGGGGATGAAATCTTCAATAGAAATGATTGCTGGAAAATTTGATAACTTGTTTTCATTTGGATTACAGCCAGGTGGTAATCCAAATGAATTAGTCAATCAAGTTGTGAGTAATTTTGATGATTCTGATGAGGTGATAATTTTAGGTGATTTAAAGGGGGGAAGTGTTTGTAATGCAATGTTGGCTTTATCCTTAAGGAAGAATGTGACGTTAATAACAGGAACCAATTTAGCGTTAGCACTGGAAACAGTACTAAGGAGTAATAATGACGAATTGGATGAAGATATTATAAAAGCGAAAGATAATATTGAAAAGCTTGAAATTAAACCGCAAAAAAATAATGAAGAAGATTTTTTTAGTTAA
- a CDS encoding PTS sugar transporter subunit IIB has translation MIKMLRIDDRLLHGQVAVTWSKELKVNRIIIVSKSASENEIQKSALQMAAPEGTKAFVMDVDKAAQLLNDPRAQALRILIVMEHIDEVVELLKKLNSIPETLDIANYGRVAGLIGRSKVTDTVYLNDNEKNAFKKLSKDNYKFIYRPLPGDSEKSLDKLLEV, from the coding sequence ATGATTAAGATGCTAAGAATTGACGATCGACTTCTTCATGGTCAGGTTGCAGTAACATGGTCAAAAGAATTAAAAGTTAATCGGATTATTATAGTTAGCAAATCTGCTAGTGAAAATGAAATTCAAAAAAGTGCTTTGCAAATGGCCGCACCTGAGGGAACTAAGGCATTTGTAATGGATGTTGATAAAGCAGCTCAATTACTTAATGATCCTCGTGCACAGGCATTACGAATATTAATAGTTATGGAACATATTGATGAAGTAGTTGAATTGCTGAAAAAGCTAAATAGTATTCCTGAAACATTGGATATTGCAAATTACGGCAGAGTAGCTGGATTAATCGGTAGAAGTAAAGTAACGGATACAGTTTATTTAAATGACAATGAAAAAAATGCTTTTAAAAAATTATCAAAAGATAATTATAAATTTATTTATAGGCCATTACCTGGAGATTCAGAAAAATCTTTAGATAAGTTATTGGAGGTATAA
- a CDS encoding PTS sugar transporter subunit IIC: MLMNAIGVGLACMLVKWGNWWGMMGWDRPMMASTITGILLGHPTEGIVIGASLELVYMGTQSMGGVLPQDYAIGGVFGSAFAILIGAKMSVAVALSIPFSMLGTLLYDLFKFIPTAWTTKFQEYLNRHDIKGFKRLWDLQATIFLTMWFLIGFVSILAGTTAIKSLVSAIPPVIQNSLTVAAGMLPALGMALLLVTLWDKKLAPYFFIGFGLVAFFKGTLIEVAFLATAIALIVAVSELNKIQGVKRSSVQQTEEEDFFDDK, from the coding sequence ATGTTAATGAATGCAATTGGAGTCGGTTTAGCATGTATGCTAGTTAAATGGGGCAACTGGTGGGGCATGATGGGATGGGATCGTCCTATGATGGCCAGCACAATTACGGGAATTCTATTGGGGCATCCTACTGAAGGAATAGTTATTGGTGCATCATTGGAATTAGTATATATGGGGACACAATCAATGGGAGGAGTTTTACCTCAAGATTATGCTATTGGCGGTGTCTTCGGTTCTGCATTTGCAATTTTAATTGGGGCCAAGATGTCCGTTGCTGTGGCTTTATCAATACCATTTAGTATGTTGGGAACTTTACTTTATGACTTATTTAAATTTATTCCAACTGCTTGGACAACAAAATTTCAAGAATATCTGAATAGGCATGATATTAAAGGCTTTAAGCGTTTATGGGATTTACAAGCAACAATTTTTTTGACAATGTGGTTTCTAATTGGTTTTGTAAGTATTTTAGCAGGTACAACTGCTATTAAATCACTCGTGAGTGCAATTCCACCTGTAATTCAAAACTCACTAACAGTCGCTGCTGGCATGTTACCAGCATTAGGTATGGCATTGCTGTTAGTTACGCTTTGGGACAAAAAATTAGCACCTTACTTTTTTATTGGATTTGGTTTAGTTGCATTTTTCAAAGGAACTTTAATTGAAGTAGCTTTCTTGGCCACAGCTATTGCTCTTATTGTTGCTGTTAGTGAATTAAATAAGATACAAGGTGTAAAGAGAAGTAGTGTACAACAAACAGAAGAGGAGGATTTTTTCGATGACAAATAA
- a CDS encoding PTS system mannose/fructose/sorbose family transporter subunit IID yields the protein MTNNAGFLTNKKSENKFYNNLFWRSQWLMFCTSYTKQQAVTFSWVLIPYLEKIYGKDSDAFYDAMLRHQDFFNTNVTLAPFVMGLVTSMEKENGEYGIDTQSIRAIKSSLMGPLAGIGDSLISNCLRLIATGVAIGFFKEGSWLGPLLFMLVYDIPNFGLRWLSGKYGYKLGNSFIVKAMKSGTLKIITKVASIIGLMMVGAMTAQYVTFNTILKIKTAGQILNIQSMFDSILPGILPLALVLGCFFYLRKKNKPVRVLLTIVALAFVLTIIGFTGV from the coding sequence ATGACAAATAATGCAGGATTTTTAACGAATAAAAAATCAGAAAATAAATTTTATAATAATCTATTTTGGAGATCTCAGTGGTTGATGTTTTGTACTTCATACACTAAACAGCAGGCTGTAACTTTTTCATGGGTTTTAATTCCATATTTGGAAAAAATCTATGGTAAAGACAGTGATGCTTTTTACGATGCAATGTTACGTCATCAGGACTTCTTCAACACTAATGTAACTTTGGCGCCCTTTGTTATGGGACTGGTTACATCAATGGAAAAAGAAAATGGGGAATACGGAATTGATACTCAAAGTATTAGAGCGATTAAATCAAGTTTGATGGGACCTTTAGCAGGTATTGGTGATTCGTTGATCTCTAATTGTTTGAGATTAATTGCAACTGGTGTGGCAATTGGCTTCTTTAAAGAAGGTAGTTGGCTCGGTCCTCTTTTGTTTATGTTAGTTTATGATATCCCTAACTTTGGTTTGAGATGGCTATCAGGAAAATATGGTTATAAGTTAGGCAATAGTTTTATTGTAAAAGCCATGAAATCCGGCACTTTAAAAATTATTACCAAAGTGGCTTCAATTATTGGTCTAATGATGGTTGGTGCAATGACAGCCCAATATGTAACATTTAATACAATTCTTAAAATCAAGACTGCAGGGCAGATATTAAATATTCAAAGTATGTTTGATTCGATTTTACCAGGTATACTTCCATTGGCTTTAGTTTTAGGTTGCTTCTTTTATTTGCGTAAAAAGAATAAACCTGTTCGAGTACTGCTTACAATAGTCGCTTTGGCATTTGTGTTAACAATAATTGGATTTACAGGTGTGTAA
- a CDS encoding alginate lyase family protein — MMLKHKLNFIKWLMAIALIATFITIPENINAESIENVSISKTNIPNNFSNFRIDQGLPVKYIKIQVPKQNDNFLKVKTDNTLGYVNKADDATTFAMYLTKPQSSLGYEIEPSIQLQDAKNGKFLSIQSYKKNSDFFNKITNNFFRIMATANTAGYNERFYSDYNSSKNEYTVSSHLETIRDDKSFKTYYVTSSQTSGLVSTTANTEPEYYKFISAEPEGKIQIISDTVNNYANIYWKGLRSDKPANFSINKNVKINKKGNLFSAQVPLTKKVKNIAIKYHRRGKSQMSGKVKVKLMLHPGIHVNSAELTTMKKHIQKKEEPWYSDYLLLKNTVAYHQSEATFVPNACEAIGRGDQPSSNNINYFETSGNAAYFNSLEWVITGNDNYAQTAVKILNSWANKLKVLDGRDRILGAGLNCVKFATAADILSSYKGGYKGYSNTDLQQLRNMLINVIYPDLQDAGVAMIANGNWDLAAIEGLISIGVVCDNYQIYQQALQLEKDPFINGSINNYINNLGQCTEAGRDMAHAQLGIGLTAEVFQVARNQGENLFGLYDNRLAKASEWLAQYNLTFKAPSFTPLNNIFGRKDEFSYWDKLDSQSISRGELRPIYEMILSEYNSKKINLYWTKKAAKSMRPQGFVNTDNYNFDTLTFYKGPAEHDSPVFKLRQKVEPWYNRKRTNATDTILDYEPYPSYYSCDQNGKLFADKRFEQADKFKLIINPEGTVSILDLNNNKYLNVMSSLDSSATSVAVTVTASSITDESKFNLISNGLGFYSLTPKLCSSNLLESVVLKDNNVQLVVGHNSLLPSVANQNRFIFMYLTD; from the coding sequence ATGATGTTAAAACATAAATTAAACTTTATTAAATGGCTTATGGCCATTGCTTTAATTGCCACATTTATTACTATCCCAGAAAACATTAATGCTGAAAGTATAGAGAATGTATCTATAAGTAAAACTAATATACCTAATAATTTTAGCAATTTTCGTATTGATCAAGGATTACCTGTAAAATATATAAAAATTCAAGTGCCTAAGCAGAACGATAATTTTTTAAAGGTTAAGACGGATAATACGTTGGGGTATGTGAATAAAGCAGATGATGCAACTACTTTTGCAATGTATCTAACTAAACCTCAAAGCTCACTGGGATATGAGATAGAGCCTAGTATTCAACTTCAGGATGCAAAGAACGGTAAATTTTTATCAATTCAGTCTTATAAAAAGAATAGTGATTTCTTTAATAAAATCACAAATAATTTTTTTAGAATCATGGCTACTGCCAATACGGCAGGTTATAATGAACGCTTTTATTCAGATTATAATTCAAGTAAAAACGAATATACTGTAAGCAGCCATTTGGAAACTATAAGAGATGATAAATCCTTTAAAACGTATTATGTTACCAGTTCACAAACTTCAGGTTTAGTATCAACTACTGCAAATACCGAACCGGAATACTACAAATTTATTTCTGCAGAACCTGAAGGAAAAATTCAGATAATTAGTGATACAGTAAATAATTATGCCAATATTTATTGGAAGGGACTAAGGAGTGATAAACCAGCTAATTTTTCGATTAATAAAAATGTAAAAATTAATAAAAAGGGCAATCTATTTTCTGCACAGGTTCCATTAACTAAAAAAGTGAAAAACATTGCAATTAAGTATCATAGGCGTGGTAAATCGCAAATGTCTGGAAAAGTTAAAGTTAAACTAATGCTACATCCAGGAATTCATGTAAATAGTGCTGAATTAACTACAATGAAAAAACATATTCAAAAAAAGGAAGAACCGTGGTATTCAGATTATTTATTACTTAAAAATACTGTAGCCTATCATCAAAGCGAAGCTACTTTTGTCCCTAATGCTTGTGAAGCAATTGGTCGTGGTGATCAACCTTCATCAAATAATATTAATTATTTTGAAACATCGGGTAATGCAGCTTATTTTAATTCTTTAGAATGGGTAATTACTGGTAATGATAACTATGCCCAAACTGCAGTTAAAATTCTTAATTCATGGGCTAATAAGCTTAAAGTTTTAGATGGTAGAGATAGAATTCTAGGTGCCGGACTGAATTGTGTCAAGTTTGCGACAGCTGCAGATATTCTTTCATCTTATAAAGGTGGATATAAAGGATATAGCAATACTGATCTGCAGCAGTTGCGTAATATGTTAATTAATGTTATTTATCCCGACCTGCAAGATGCAGGAGTGGCAATGATTGCAAATGGGAACTGGGATTTAGCGGCTATTGAAGGATTAATTTCAATTGGAGTGGTTTGTGATAACTATCAAATATATCAACAAGCATTACAACTGGAAAAAGATCCGTTTATTAATGGCTCAATTAATAATTATATTAATAACTTAGGCCAATGTACTGAAGCTGGGCGAGACATGGCACATGCACAATTGGGTATTGGATTGACAGCTGAAGTATTTCAAGTAGCTAGAAATCAAGGTGAGAATCTTTTCGGTTTGTATGATAATCGATTAGCTAAAGCTTCTGAATGGCTCGCTCAATATAATTTGACTTTTAAAGCTCCGAGTTTTACACCATTAAATAATATATTTGGTAGAAAAGATGAATTTAGTTATTGGGATAAATTGGATAGCCAATCTATTAGTAGAGGAGAACTTAGGCCAATTTATGAGATGATTCTTTCAGAATATAATTCTAAAAAGATCAATTTATATTGGACTAAAAAGGCAGCAAAGTCAATGAGACCACAGGGGTTTGTTAATACGGATAATTATAACTTTGATACATTAACTTTTTATAAAGGCCCAGCGGAACATGATTCACCTGTTTTTAAATTAAGGCAAAAAGTTGAACCTTGGTACAATAGAAAACGAACAAATGCGACTGATACTATTTTAGATTACGAACCGTATCCGTCTTATTATAGCTGTGATCAAAATGGTAAACTGTTTGCGGATAAGCGCTTTGAACAAGCAGATAAATTCAAGTTAATAATTAATCCAGAAGGGACAGTGTCTATTTTAGATTTAAATAATAATAAATATCTTAATGTTATGTCATCTTTGGATTCAAGTGCTACCAGCGTTGCGGTAACTGTGACTGCTTCTAGTATTACTGATGAGTCTAAATTCAATTTGATATCTAATGGACTAGGTTTTTATTCTTTAACGCCTAAACTATGTAGTTCTAACTTATTAGAATCAGTAGTGTTAAAAGATAATAACGTCCAACTGGTTGTTGGTCACAATTCATTATTACCAAGTGTTGCAAATCAGAATAGATTTATTTTTATGTATTTAACCGATTGA
- a CDS encoding IclR family transcriptional regulator: MEAKLYGTVLLKAKVIMNVLLEANGGLTLDEISSKAIIPKPTTFKILKTLDYIKFVRKDAAGKKYFLGTKMIGYGNKALKGFDIVSLSNPYIKQLSEVTNETINLGIEEDFKVILLKKIDSRQPINLNSRVGGSMELYSSAMGKAILATKTDEELDQYFSEVQLKPLTDNTVTSINELRQQIIQIKKDKFALENQENQDEVVCIGIAIEKYGKLFGAISISIPEYRLNNFKLADLEKLIISVKNKITKAI, encoded by the coding sequence ATGGAAGCTAAACTATATGGAACTGTTTTATTGAAAGCTAAGGTTATCATGAATGTGTTGTTAGAAGCTAACGGAGGCTTAACACTGGATGAAATATCATCTAAAGCAATAATTCCTAAACCGACAACATTTAAAATACTAAAAACATTAGACTATATTAAATTTGTGAGAAAAGACGCTGCTGGAAAAAAATATTTTTTAGGAACGAAGATGATTGGCTACGGAAATAAAGCATTAAAAGGATTTGATATAGTTTCTTTAAGTAATCCATATATCAAGCAACTTAGTGAGGTAACCAATGAAACAATTAATTTGGGTATAGAAGAAGATTTTAAAGTAATTTTACTTAAAAAAATAGATAGCAGACAGCCGATTAATCTTAATTCCAGAGTAGGTGGTTCGATGGAACTTTATTCATCTGCAATGGGGAAAGCTATTCTGGCAACTAAGACAGATGAAGAACTGGACCAATATTTTTCTGAAGTACAATTAAAACCGTTAACCGATAATACAGTTACAAGTATTAATGAGTTACGACAACAAATTATACAAATAAAAAAAGATAAATTTGCACTTGAAAATCAAGAAAACCAAGATGAAGTTGTTTGTATTGGAATAGCTATTGAAAAGTATGGGAAATTATTTGGTGCTATTAGTATTAGTATTCCTGAATACAGATTAAATAATTTTAAACTTGCAGATTTAGAAAAATTGATTATTTCTGTTAAAAATAAAATCACGAAAGCAATTTAA
- a CDS encoding glycoside hydrolase family 88 protein: MYEKLKYGQEINTENFVSRDQIIAAIKDVLKHIDLNMTYFGLEFPTPNTFSGQYKKMLNTEWTNGFWTGILWLAYQYSHEYRYYDLAINNAKSFANRINHQVAVDNHDLGFLYTTSIVSAYKITHNPKFKQIGLNAAEQLTKRYQQKGGFIQAWGKMKGEDNYRLIVDSLMNIPLLYWAESVTGNSKFGNMADSHYTQVVKTIVRDNGSTYHTFYFDKNTGLPLRGATHQGYSDDSSWARGQAWAIYGISLHYKYRKNNKDMATFAGVTNYFLNRLPKDYVPYWDLIFGDGDKQPRDSSSAVIAICGIMEMLKYLPESYENKYKYEIMLHKMMSSIINNYANKNFIAGAPLLDHGVYSWRAGNGVDEGNLWGDYFYFEALIRFYEDWYVFW; the protein is encoded by the coding sequence ATGTACGAAAAATTAAAATATGGTCAAGAAATTAACACAGAAAATTTTGTTTCCAGAGATCAAATAATTGCTGCAATTAAAGATGTACTCAAGCATATTGATCTTAATATGACATACTTTGGGTTAGAATTTCCAACTCCGAACACATTTTCAGGTCAATATAAGAAAATGTTGAATACAGAATGGACTAATGGATTTTGGACCGGAATACTTTGGTTGGCTTATCAATACAGTCATGAATACAGATATTATGATCTGGCTATAAATAATGCAAAATCGTTTGCTAATAGAATTAATCACCAGGTTGCTGTTGACAATCATGATCTAGGATTTCTATACACAACTTCCATTGTTAGTGCATACAAGATTACACATAATCCTAAATTTAAACAAATTGGTCTGAATGCCGCAGAACAGTTAACAAAACGTTATCAGCAGAAAGGAGGGTTTATCCAAGCTTGGGGTAAGATGAAAGGCGAAGATAATTATCGTTTAATTGTTGATTCGTTAATGAATATTCCACTTCTTTATTGGGCGGAGTCGGTTACAGGAAATTCTAAATTTGGTAATATGGCAGATTCACATTATACGCAGGTAGTGAAAACGATTGTTAGAGATAATGGATCAACATATCATACATTTTATTTTGATAAGAATACAGGTTTACCGTTAAGAGGTGCTACTCATCAAGGTTATAGCGATGATTCTAGCTGGGCAAGGGGACAAGCATGGGCTATATATGGAATCTCTTTGCATTATAAATATCGTAAGAATAATAAGGATATGGCAACTTTTGCAGGAGTAACAAATTATTTTCTTAATCGTTTGCCAAAGGATTATGTGCCTTACTGGGATCTTATATTTGGAGATGGTGATAAACAACCACGTGATTCATCCTCTGCAGTGATTGCAATTTGTGGAATAATGGAAATGCTTAAATATCTTCCTGAAAGTTATGAGAATAAATATAAGTATGAAATCATGCTTCATAAAATGATGAGCTCAATAATAAATAATTACGCAAACAAAAACTTTATTGCTGGAGCACCGTTGTTGGACCATGGGGTTTACTCCTGGCGTGCAGGTAATGGTGTTGATGAAGGAAATTTATGGGGCGATTATTTTTACTTTGAGGCACTAATCAGATTTTATGAAGATTGGTATGTTTTTTGGTAA